One Hyphomicrobium sp. CS1GBMeth3 DNA segment encodes these proteins:
- the rpmG gene encoding 50S ribosomal protein L33, whose protein sequence is MAKQITQKIKLLSTADTGFFYVTKKNPRTQTEKLVFRRYDPVVRKHVEFKEAKIK, encoded by the coding sequence ATGGCCAAGCAGATTACCCAGAAGATCAAGCTGCTTTCGACGGCAGACACCGGCTTTTTCTACGTGACGAAGAAGAACCCGCGCACGCAGACCGAGAAGCTCGTTTTCCGTCGTTACGACCCCGTCGTGCGCAAGCACGTCGAGTTTAAGGAAGCCAAGATTAAGTAG
- a CDS encoding NUDIX domain-containing protein: MSQTHKAEAGTGASAPRAVLRPRDAATLIIVDRSSPAPRILMGRRRPEQVFLPNTFVFPGGRVEATDRVLARRHALPETEAECVKAAMRGRPSATRAAALALAAIRETFEETGFIVGRPQNDSKPANAGGWSAFHAEGFEPHLSGLTFLARAITPPGRPRRYDTRFFVVDAREVAHRASSIDGELLDIDWFTIDAARTLKLPSITQYILEDIAAFLVRPADAAPFYFHRRGRFERALLPRTIVRLDSEGANSMVPNPNSRRT; this comes from the coding sequence ATGTCGCAGACGCACAAAGCGGAAGCCGGGACAGGTGCGAGCGCGCCTCGCGCCGTGCTGCGCCCGCGCGACGCCGCGACCTTGATCATCGTCGACCGCTCGTCGCCCGCCCCGCGCATCCTCATGGGCCGCCGTCGCCCCGAGCAGGTGTTCCTGCCGAACACGTTCGTGTTTCCAGGCGGCCGCGTCGAAGCAACGGATCGCGTACTCGCGCGCCGCCACGCGCTCCCTGAGACAGAAGCCGAATGCGTCAAAGCCGCTATGCGCGGCCGCCCCTCTGCGACGCGCGCCGCCGCACTTGCATTGGCCGCCATTCGCGAGACGTTCGAAGAGACAGGCTTCATCGTCGGGCGCCCACAGAACGATAGCAAGCCGGCCAACGCAGGCGGCTGGAGCGCCTTCCATGCCGAAGGGTTCGAGCCGCACCTCAGCGGCTTGACGTTCCTCGCTCGCGCCATCACGCCACCCGGCAGACCGCGGCGCTACGACACGCGCTTCTTCGTCGTGGACGCACGCGAGGTCGCACACCGCGCATCCAGCATCGATGGCGAGTTGCTGGATATCGACTGGTTTACCATCGATGCCGCGCGCACGCTGAAGCTGCCGTCGATCACGCAGTACATCCTGGAGGATATCGCCGCGTTCCTGGTTCGCCCCGCCGACGCGGCCCCGTTCTACTTCCACCGTCGGGGCCGTTTTGAACGCGCACTTCTCCCCCGCACCATTGTCCGTCTTGACAGCGAAGGCGCGAACAGTATGGTGCCCAATCCAAATTCAAGACGTACCTAA
- a CDS encoding DUF983 domain-containing protein: MIEYQVEPGSAEMPPKRDVKTSMLRGWRQKCPACGQGALFRQYLKVSDVCPVCGEELHHQRADDAPPYFTMVIVGHVVVAGVLMLEKAVAPPSWVHLTLWLPLTVILSLVLLPLIKGSLVGMQWALRMHGFSGKPDETPVPDPSAQ, translated from the coding sequence ATGATCGAGTACCAGGTAGAACCGGGCTCCGCCGAGATGCCGCCGAAGCGTGACGTCAAGACGTCCATGCTCCGCGGCTGGCGTCAGAAGTGCCCGGCCTGCGGCCAGGGCGCGCTGTTTCGCCAATACCTCAAGGTCAGCGACGTATGTCCCGTTTGCGGTGAGGAGCTTCATCATCAGCGTGCGGACGACGCGCCGCCCTACTTCACGATGGTCATCGTCGGCCACGTCGTGGTTGCCGGCGTGCTGATGCTCGAGAAGGCAGTGGCGCCGCCGAGCTGGGTGCACCTCACGCTCTGGCTGCCGCTGACGGTCATCCTGAGCCTCGTTCTGCTGCCGCTGATCAAAGGCTCGCTCGTCGGAATGCAATGGGCGCTGCGCATGCACGGGTTCAGCGGCAAGCCCGATGAGACACCCGTTCCCGATCCCAGCGCCCAGTGA
- the rnr gene encoding ribonuclease R, whose translation MRKGFRQAPAERRPNGEDALPSREEILNFLREHEGKAGKREIARAFNIKGEARTALKRLLAEMAADGALAGSRKDLHEAGRLPPVTVLDVTGRDEDGDLIARPVVWKDADGEPPLVLVLTHRARGEERDAAIGVGDRILARITALDQPDVEGVSYEAEAIRILPRDKRRLLGIFRTRKGGGGTIEPVNRKELRAWQVRPGNDGDAKDGDLVRFDLSAKHRQSVTEARVLESLGNPDDQRKISLIAVHAHGLPDDFPSSVVAESEALSPFAADQDRTDLRRMPLLTIDPIDARDHDDAVYAEPDTDPRNHGGYVVTVAIADVAHYVRPGTRLDKEARLRGNSVYFPDRVVPMLPERISNDLCSLRELEERPCLTVRMVFDAGGKKRRHTFQRAVMKSAAKLSYQEAQAAIDGNVSEKCAPLMQRALLPLWEAYGALSRGRDARQPLDLDLPERKILLDEEGRVARVVIPERLDAHRLIEEFMIQANVAAAETLEHAKTPLVYRIHDEPSKEKLKALRDFLDTLEIKLAVGTGIKPEAFNRILAQAKSLPVPELVNEVVLRSQAQAEYAPANIGHFGLNLAKYAHFTSPIRRYADLLVHRALIRALKLGPDGLQDNEIAELGGTASDISTAERRAMAAERETIDRLIAAHLADRIDAVFEGRIAGVTRSGVFVKLRETGADGFVPVSTLTQDFFSHVEEAHALVGNRTGETYQLGDTVTVRLVEVIPSAGAIRFEMLTPGKTGSMKHLKHLKSAGRMGRRYGRRR comes from the coding sequence GTGAGGAAAGGCTTCCGCCAGGCGCCCGCCGAAAGGCGACCCAACGGCGAGGACGCCCTCCCCTCGCGCGAGGAGATTCTGAACTTCCTGCGCGAGCACGAAGGCAAGGCCGGAAAGCGCGAGATCGCACGCGCCTTCAACATCAAGGGCGAGGCTCGCACGGCGCTGAAGCGCCTGCTCGCCGAGATGGCAGCCGATGGCGCACTCGCCGGCAGCCGCAAGGATCTGCATGAGGCCGGCCGTCTGCCGCCTGTCACCGTGCTCGACGTCACCGGCCGCGACGAGGATGGCGACCTGATCGCGCGCCCGGTCGTCTGGAAGGACGCCGACGGCGAGCCACCCCTCGTGCTCGTGCTGACGCATCGCGCCCGCGGCGAGGAACGCGACGCCGCCATCGGCGTCGGTGATCGCATCCTCGCCCGCATCACGGCACTTGATCAACCCGACGTCGAGGGCGTCTCCTACGAGGCCGAGGCGATCCGCATCCTGCCGCGCGACAAGCGGCGCTTGCTCGGCATTTTCCGCACGCGCAAGGGCGGCGGTGGCACCATCGAGCCCGTCAACCGCAAAGAGCTGCGCGCCTGGCAAGTCCGCCCGGGCAACGACGGCGACGCCAAGGATGGCGATCTTGTGCGCTTCGATCTCTCCGCCAAGCATCGCCAATCCGTCACCGAAGCGCGCGTGCTCGAAAGTCTCGGCAATCCTGACGACCAGCGCAAGATCAGCCTCATCGCCGTGCACGCGCACGGGCTGCCGGACGACTTCCCCTCCTCGGTCGTCGCGGAGAGCGAAGCGCTGTCACCATTCGCGGCAGACCAAGACCGCACCGACCTGCGCCGCATGCCGCTGCTCACTATCGATCCGATCGACGCCCGCGACCACGACGACGCCGTCTACGCCGAGCCGGACACGGATCCTAGAAACCACGGCGGATACGTCGTGACCGTGGCCATCGCCGATGTCGCCCATTACGTGCGGCCCGGCACGCGCCTCGACAAGGAGGCGCGCCTGCGCGGCAACTCGGTCTACTTCCCAGACCGTGTCGTGCCGATGCTGCCCGAGCGCATCTCGAACGACCTCTGCTCCCTACGTGAGCTGGAGGAGCGGCCATGCCTCACTGTGCGCATGGTGTTCGACGCAGGCGGCAAGAAGCGCCGGCACACGTTCCAGCGCGCCGTGATGAAAAGCGCCGCGAAACTCAGCTATCAGGAGGCCCAGGCCGCCATCGACGGCAACGTGAGCGAGAAGTGCGCGCCGCTGATGCAGCGGGCGCTGCTGCCTCTATGGGAGGCCTACGGGGCACTCTCGCGCGGCCGCGATGCACGGCAACCACTCGACCTGGATCTTCCCGAACGCAAGATCCTGCTCGATGAGGAAGGCCGCGTTGCGCGCGTCGTTATCCCGGAGCGGCTCGATGCGCACCGCCTGATCGAGGAGTTCATGATCCAGGCCAACGTCGCGGCGGCCGAGACGCTCGAACACGCCAAGACGCCCCTCGTCTATCGCATCCACGACGAGCCATCGAAGGAGAAGCTGAAAGCGCTGCGCGACTTCCTCGACACGCTCGAGATCAAGCTCGCGGTCGGCACGGGCATCAAACCGGAAGCATTCAATCGTATCCTGGCGCAGGCCAAATCGCTGCCCGTCCCCGAGCTCGTCAACGAGGTCGTCTTGCGCTCGCAAGCCCAGGCCGAATACGCGCCGGCCAACATCGGCCACTTCGGATTGAACCTCGCTAAATACGCGCACTTCACCTCACCGATCCGCCGCTACGCCGACCTGCTCGTCCATCGTGCCTTGATCCGCGCCCTGAAGCTCGGGCCCGACGGTCTGCAAGATAACGAGATCGCCGAGCTCGGCGGCACGGCCTCTGATATCTCGACAGCCGAGCGCCGCGCCATGGCGGCCGAGCGCGAGACCATCGACCGCCTGATCGCCGCCCATCTCGCCGATCGCATCGACGCCGTGTTCGAAGGCCGCATCGCGGGCGTCACGCGCTCCGGCGTGTTCGTGAAGCTCAGGGAGACCGGCGCCGACGGCTTCGTGCCGGTCTCGACGCTAACCCAGGATTTTTTCTCGCACGTCGAGGAAGCCCACGCCCTCGTCGGCAACCGCACGGGCGAGACCTACCAGCTCGGCGATACGGTCACGGTGCGCCTCGTCGAGGTCATCCCGAGCGCCGGCGCCATTCGCTTCGAGATGCTGACACCGGGAAAAACCGGATCCATGAAGCATCTGAAGCACCTGAAGAGCGCGGGTCGCATGGGCCGCCGCTACGGCCGTCGTCGCTAG
- a CDS encoding SDR family oxidoreductase translates to MSGVKDKVVLITGASSGIGEAAARLLAEQGAKVVVGARRVERLEKLVADITAKGGTARHKAVDVTKRADVEAFVNFGRDAFGHIDVLVNNSGVMPLAPVAAMKVDEWERMIDVNIRGVLYGVAAVLPGMKARGSGQIINVASIAAHLVMPTAAVYCATKHAVWAFSEGLRQENADIRVTTISPGVVATELGDDISDAATKEMLVGLRRAALTPDAIARAISYAISQPEDVDVNEVVVRPTASPL, encoded by the coding sequence ATGAGTGGAGTGAAAGACAAGGTCGTCCTGATCACCGGCGCGTCCAGCGGCATTGGAGAGGCGGCAGCGCGGCTCCTCGCCGAGCAAGGCGCCAAGGTCGTGGTCGGCGCGCGCCGTGTGGAGCGACTCGAAAAGCTCGTCGCCGACATCACCGCCAAGGGCGGCACCGCGCGCCATAAGGCCGTCGATGTCACCAAACGTGCCGATGTCGAGGCGTTCGTCAATTTTGGCCGCGACGCGTTCGGGCACATCGATGTGCTAGTCAACAATTCCGGCGTCATGCCGCTCGCGCCCGTCGCAGCCATGAAGGTGGACGAGTGGGAGCGCATGATCGACGTCAACATCCGCGGCGTGCTGTACGGCGTCGCCGCGGTGCTGCCCGGGATGAAGGCGCGCGGGTCTGGCCAGATCATCAACGTCGCGTCGATCGCGGCGCATTTGGTGATGCCGACGGCCGCAGTGTACTGCGCCACCAAGCACGCCGTATGGGCCTTCTCAGAAGGCCTGCGCCAGGAGAACGCGGATATCCGTGTCACGACGATCTCGCCCGGCGTCGTAGCAACCGAGCTCGGCGACGATATCTCGGACGCTGCGACGAAGGAAATGCTCGTCGGCTTGCGCAGGGCGGCCCTGACGCCGGATGCGATCGCCCGGGCGATTTCCTATGCCATTTCCCAGCCCGAGGATGTGGACGTTAACGAGGTCGTCGTTCGCCCGACCGCGAGCCCCTTGTGA
- a CDS encoding AraC family transcriptional regulator, translating to MADIRELAALIEQFTGTDGVHTTPLPRLFLHRSSAPSAPVHTVYEPAFCIIAQGSKQAVSGDQIYVYDASKYLVVSVDVPIVAHITDASASKPFLGLRIDLDPAAIGALMMESDVKRAATAQPGPSLGVSDLSTEIIDAAVRLLRLLASPRDIPILAPLAEREILYRLLRGEQTARLSQIAFAESKLQQVNRAIGWIKRNFREPFRMELIVDAAGMSASALHQHFKTVTGMSPLQYQKQLRLQEARTLILLQSVDAATAGHAVGYDSPSQFSREYRRMFGAPPLRDAERLRGVLSEAPV from the coding sequence ATGGCCGATATTCGCGAGCTCGCTGCTCTCATTGAACAATTCACGGGCACGGACGGGGTTCATACGACCCCTTTGCCGCGCCTGTTCTTGCACCGCTCTTCGGCCCCGTCGGCGCCGGTGCACACGGTCTACGAACCCGCGTTCTGCATCATCGCGCAGGGCAGCAAGCAGGCTGTTTCCGGCGATCAGATCTATGTTTATGACGCCTCGAAGTATCTGGTCGTTTCGGTGGATGTGCCAATTGTCGCCCACATTACCGACGCCAGCGCTTCCAAGCCGTTTCTCGGTCTGCGCATCGATCTCGATCCGGCCGCCATCGGCGCGCTCATGATGGAAAGCGATGTGAAGCGGGCCGCCACCGCACAGCCGGGCCCCTCGCTCGGCGTCAGCGACCTCTCGACAGAGATCATCGATGCGGCCGTGCGTCTTTTGCGTCTTCTCGCCTCTCCGCGGGACATCCCAATCCTGGCGCCGCTCGCCGAGCGCGAGATCCTCTACCGCCTGTTGCGCGGCGAGCAGACGGCGCGACTGTCGCAAATCGCTTTTGCGGAAAGCAAGCTGCAGCAAGTGAACCGCGCCATCGGATGGATCAAGCGCAATTTCCGCGAGCCGTTTCGTATGGAGCTGATCGTCGATGCGGCCGGCATGAGCGCATCAGCGCTGCATCAACACTTCAAGACCGTGACGGGCATGAGCCCGCTCCAGTATCAAAAGCAGCTGCGTCTGCAGGAGGCGCGCACTCTGATCTTGCTGCAAAGCGTCGACGCGGCCACGGCGGGGCATGCCGTGGGCTACGATAGTCCGTCGCAGTTCAGCAGAGAGTATCGCCGCATGTTCGGCGCGCCGCCGCTGCGCGATGCCGAACGTCTGCGCGGGGTTTTGAGCGAGGCTCCGGTCTAG
- the topA gene encoding type I DNA topoisomerase, translated as MNVVIVESAAKAKTINKYLGGNYKVLASFGHVRDLPSKDGSVAPDKDFDMTWEIDSGSQKIIREIADAVKKADKLILATDPDREGEAISWHLLEILEQKKAIKKGLAIERVAFNAVTKQAVLAAIAAPRQIDEPLVDAYLARRALDYLVGFTLSPVLWRKLPGARSAGRVQSVALRLVCDREAEIEAFKTDEYWTVEATLATKSGEEFPARLYGVDGTTLKKLDIKDEASAFAIKRAIEKGEFRVVSVERRAVKRNPYAPFATSTLQMDASRKLGFSAKQTMQIAQRLYEGVDVGGETVGLITYMRTDGVTIIPEAINAIRGMIAREYSQRYVAPFVREYKTKAKNAQEAHEAIRPTDVTRTPASVSRYLDRDQARLYELIWKRSVASQMASAELEQTTADIEIKGRDGKRYTLRATGSVVQFDGFLKVYEEGRDDRVRTIEKGKDDTSDEEDTSRLPQLAEGDPLTDRAVEAEQHFTQPPPRYSEATLVKRMEELGIGRPSTYASTLAVLQERDYVRIDKKRLIPEDKGRLVIAFLESFFKKYVEFDFTADLEEKLDLISAGDLEYKQVLRDFWRDFTAAVDDIKDLRVGDVLEALNELLGPHIFPAKEDGSDPRACPKCGTGRLSLKISGKNGAFIGCGNYPDCKYTRQLTGEATSAGGDRELGFDPETGLPILVKSGRFGPYLQLGEGEGDEKPKRSSIPKGIDAATIDFEKAMQLLSLPREVGIHPETGTPITAGLGRYGPFILHDGTYANVDSIEDVFTIGLNRAVTLIAEKKAGKGNRFGRAATKTVLKDLGEHPGAGGKIQVLDGKYGPYVSHDKVNATVPKGMDPATLTIDDAVRLLQERVAKGGGKRPARGKAAAKPKAAKAAGDGDAETKPAKAKLKAAKKAAPKAKTKAIAEG; from the coding sequence ATGAACGTCGTCATCGTTGAATCGGCCGCGAAGGCCAAGACGATCAATAAGTACCTGGGCGGCAACTATAAAGTGCTGGCGTCCTTCGGCCACGTGCGCGACCTGCCGTCCAAGGACGGGTCCGTCGCTCCGGACAAGGACTTCGACATGACCTGGGAGATCGATTCCGGCTCCCAGAAGATCATCCGCGAGATCGCGGACGCCGTGAAAAAGGCCGATAAGCTGATTCTCGCGACCGACCCTGATCGCGAGGGCGAGGCGATCTCCTGGCATCTGCTCGAGATCCTGGAGCAAAAGAAGGCCATCAAGAAGGGTCTCGCCATCGAGCGCGTCGCCTTCAACGCCGTCACCAAGCAGGCCGTGCTGGCCGCCATCGCGGCCCCGCGCCAGATCGACGAGCCCCTCGTCGACGCCTATCTCGCGCGCCGCGCCCTCGATTATCTGGTCGGCTTCACGCTGTCTCCCGTGCTCTGGCGCAAGCTGCCGGGTGCCCGCTCAGCCGGCCGCGTGCAGTCGGTGGCGCTTCGCCTCGTCTGCGACCGCGAAGCCGAGATCGAGGCCTTCAAGACCGACGAGTACTGGACCGTCGAGGCGACACTGGCCACCAAGTCGGGCGAAGAGTTCCCGGCGCGGCTCTACGGCGTCGACGGCACCACGCTGAAGAAGCTCGACATCAAGGACGAAGCGTCCGCCTTCGCGATCAAGCGCGCCATCGAGAAGGGCGAGTTCCGCGTCGTCTCGGTCGAGCGCCGCGCCGTGAAGCGCAACCCCTACGCGCCCTTCGCCACCTCGACGCTGCAGATGGACGCCTCCCGCAAGCTCGGCTTCTCCGCCAAGCAGACCATGCAGATCGCTCAGCGCCTGTATGAAGGCGTCGACGTCGGCGGCGAGACCGTGGGCCTCATCACCTATATGCGAACTGACGGCGTCACCATCATTCCGGAGGCAATCAACGCCATCCGCGGGATGATCGCGCGCGAGTACTCCCAGCGCTATGTCGCCCCGTTCGTGCGCGAGTACAAAACCAAAGCCAAGAACGCGCAGGAAGCGCACGAGGCCATCCGCCCGACCGACGTCACGCGCACGCCCGCATCCGTCTCGCGCTATCTCGATAGGGATCAGGCCCGCCTTTACGAGCTGATCTGGAAGCGCTCCGTCGCGAGTCAGATGGCCTCCGCCGAGCTCGAGCAGACCACCGCCGACATCGAGATCAAGGGCCGCGACGGTAAGAGGTACACGCTGCGCGCCACGGGCTCGGTCGTACAATTCGACGGCTTCCTCAAGGTCTACGAGGAAGGCCGCGACGACCGCGTGCGCACCATCGAGAAGGGCAAGGACGACACCTCCGACGAGGAGGATACGAGCCGCCTTCCGCAGCTTGCCGAAGGCGACCCGCTGACTGATCGCGCCGTCGAGGCCGAGCAGCACTTCACACAGCCGCCGCCGCGCTACTCGGAAGCAACCCTCGTCAAGCGCATGGAGGAGCTCGGCATCGGTCGCCCGTCGACCTACGCCTCGACGCTCGCCGTGCTGCAGGAGCGCGATTACGTCCGCATCGATAAGAAGCGCCTGATTCCGGAGGACAAGGGTCGCCTCGTCATTGCCTTCCTTGAGAGCTTCTTCAAGAAATACGTCGAGTTCGACTTCACCGCCGATCTTGAGGAAAAGCTCGACCTGATCTCGGCCGGAGACCTGGAGTACAAGCAGGTGCTGCGCGACTTCTGGCGCGACTTCACGGCCGCAGTCGACGACATCAAGGACCTGCGCGTCGGCGACGTGCTGGAAGCGCTGAACGAGCTTCTTGGCCCGCACATCTTCCCGGCCAAGGAAGACGGATCGGATCCGCGCGCCTGCCCGAAATGCGGCACTGGCCGCCTTTCTCTCAAGATCTCCGGCAAGAACGGCGCCTTCATCGGCTGCGGCAACTACCCAGACTGCAAATACACGCGCCAGCTCACCGGGGAAGCGACGAGCGCCGGCGGCGATCGCGAGCTTGGCTTCGATCCTGAGACTGGCCTGCCGATACTGGTCAAGAGCGGCCGCTTCGGCCCCTACCTGCAGCTCGGCGAAGGCGAGGGCGACGAGAAGCCGAAGCGCTCGTCGATCCCCAAGGGCATCGACGCCGCCACCATCGATTTCGAGAAGGCCATGCAGCTCCTCTCGCTTCCGCGCGAGGTCGGCATTCACCCCGAAACCGGCACTCCGATCACCGCCGGGCTCGGCCGCTATGGTCCTTTCATCCTGCATGACGGCACCTACGCCAACGTCGACAGCATCGAGGATGTCTTCACGATCGGCCTCAATCGTGCCGTCACGCTCATTGCCGAAAAGAAGGCCGGCAAAGGCAATCGCTTTGGACGCGCGGCGACAAAAACCGTCTTGAAGGATCTCGGCGAGCATCCGGGCGCCGGCGGCAAGATCCAGGTGCTGGACGGCAAGTACGGCCCTTACGTCAGCCATGACAAGGTCAACGCCACCGTGCCGAAGGGCATGGATCCAGCGACCCTCACTATCGACGATGCCGTGCGCCTCCTGCAGGAGCGCGTCGCCAAGGGCGGCGGCAAGAGGCCTGCGCGCGGCAAAGCGGCAGCAAAGCCGAAGGCGGCCAAGGCAGCCGGTGACGGCGACGCCGAGACCAAACCCGCCAAGGCAAAGTTGAAAGCGGCGAAGAAGGCGGCACCAAAAGCCAAAACCAAAGCCATCGCCGAAGGCTGA
- a CDS encoding HAD-IA family hydrolase, which translates to MQNATLVFDLDGTLVDSLPDLAAATNHALSDLSLPPIPAETLRKTVGFGARRMIVEGLNQTGLQLPEAEVDRLLARFLSYYEPNIALLTRPYDGAIAALEGFRAAGARLAICTNKRLALAEHLLRELEIDDLFAAVAGRDSFEVYKPHPDHVRGAVRMAGGDLGAAVMIGDTGIDIAAARAADIPVVGCSFGYSDVPLETLQPDAVIAHYNELAAALRPLLPRAPSLAGLG; encoded by the coding sequence ATGCAAAACGCGACCCTCGTCTTCGACCTCGACGGCACGCTCGTCGACTCCCTGCCCGATCTCGCGGCGGCGACCAACCATGCGCTGTCAGATTTGTCCCTGCCACCCATTCCGGCTGAAACGCTGCGCAAGACGGTTGGGTTCGGCGCCCGCCGCATGATCGTCGAGGGACTGAACCAGACCGGGCTGCAACTCCCCGAGGCCGAGGTCGACCGCCTGCTCGCCCGCTTCCTCTCCTATTACGAGCCCAACATCGCACTCCTGACGCGTCCTTACGACGGCGCCATCGCGGCTCTTGAGGGGTTTCGCGCCGCCGGCGCACGCCTTGCGATCTGCACCAACAAGCGCCTGGCGCTCGCCGAGCATCTCCTGCGGGAGCTCGAAATCGACGACCTGTTCGCCGCTGTGGCAGGGCGCGACAGCTTCGAAGTGTATAAGCCCCACCCTGACCACGTGCGCGGCGCCGTCCGCATGGCCGGAGGCGACCTCGGCGCGGCCGTCATGATCGGCGACACCGGCATTGATATCGCGGCCGCCCGCGCCGCCGACATTCCCGTCGTCGGCTGCAGCTTCGGCTATTCGGACGTACCTCTGGAGACGCTGCAACCCGACGCCGTGATCGCCCACTATAACGAGCTGGCGGCTGCCCTTCGCCCGCTGCTTCCCCGGGCACCCAGCCTGGCAGGGCTTGGTTAA